The sequence below is a genomic window from Scatophagus argus isolate fScaArg1 chromosome 8, fScaArg1.pri, whole genome shotgun sequence.
gttttaatcTTAATAACTTCGGATTTCTTCCTAATTATCTTATGTATTGAGagatgacaaaacaaatctgGTGTATCAGTCTTCCTCTCTAAACATGATAACAAAACTTTATTAGAGCACAGTGCACATAATTAATTGcatttgattgacagaaaaacagctacAATATAagtcaacacagaaaaaaaacccccacaaaaaagtaaacattaccaatagaaaaaaacaaaacaacaacaacaaaaaaaaccaatgTTGTTAAATGACTCCATAATAACCAATCCTGTCGGAGATCTCACTCATATTTACATCATATCAAATGTGCTAGCTCAACGACCCAGTTTGCATTCAGATGCAGGCAACCAAACATCAGTGCTGTGCAGTGTCATCAATGTTCAGGTGGTGAAATTCAGCTTGAAGAGAACCGTCTGGGGTGTGGTGACGTCGGCCACAGCCAGTTCCTGTCCATCTGACAAGCCCAGCTCTGCATCAGAAGTAAGAAACGTCAAGAACGGCAGCAGCTTCAAGTCACCTACCACAGACTGGGAACGAACTGCAGTACAACTTCTTATTACCTTTCAAAGTCTTGCAGAGGTTTGGCCTGGTTCGTTCCTCAATGGATTTAACCGACTGGAATAAAATTGCAATCTTAATTTAATCACActtcataacaaaaacacacttgacCAAATAtctaaataataacaaatattaCCTGCAAATAGAGCGTCTTGTTCTTCCCCTCCAGAGTTGTGGTTATGGCTGGGGATTTCATTTGTCTGGAAGACattaaacacaattttaaaagaatcactgttattttttcctctcaaagaAATGAAGTGTTACAAAATGTGTTTCGAAGAATACTCACAGAGCTGCGTTCTCCGTGAGGTACTCTAAAACCTCCTGTAATTTGGCGGAAGGAGGGAACTGGAGATCCTGAGGCACCTGGCTGCAAGCTGAACAATTTTCCTGCCGATCAAAGACGATGTGAGAGTGACCTGGTTATTCTCTGTATGGTGAAATGTACATTACGATTACTGGTGGTTAAACGAGGCCGCAACAAACCTTTCGTTCAGCTTCAAAAGTGTAGGTGTACAGTCCCTCCACGTCATTAAAGACCAGGTAATTATTTAAAGGAATATACGCACTGCAAAATGAAATCCAATGTTTAGTAATGTTGACAAATCAGGAAGTTGGAGATAACAGGATGAGGGGATTAAGGTATTTTTTCTGCTCCTAACCTTGTAGCAATTTTAAAAACTTCTGTTGCACAGGCAGCTGTGGAGAACACAGACAAGAACGTTTAGGCATAAAAACATGGTTATGACGCAAAGATTGAATTCAATTCTGCACTGTAACATCAGAGCGAACTAGTTCCACTCTGTAATACAAGAACAATGGCATTTATTTCAACATCTTtggttctaaaaaaaaataataataacaataataaaaaaatctaacagCTATTGTTTTAGAATAGGCTCTTTATGTCAACATTTCCCTCGAACGCTACGTTTGTGTTTCATACCCGCAATCACAGCGTTAGTTGATGCCACTGCAGGGATGATTCTCTTCACAACTCCTGaggcacaaaaaaataaaaaaaaaatgtgtctcaaATTAAAAATCCAGCACACTAGAACAGATGCTTCTAAGTTAAACATCTTTCAATTGTAATCAGTTTTAAACTCAGTTTCACCAAGAAAGAAGGCACCACTCTAGCACTGAATaaattttttgcttttcaattCACATGTTCACCTTGAGTGAGTCTGTACGTCACTCCTGTTATGTtaaactctgcagctctttctTGGGCTCTTTCAAACACCCACTGGATGTGCTCAGGATTGTCTCCATCTAAGCTGGTATCTAGTTGAGAAGAAGATCCTGGTTGTTAGCTTTTATTGTATGCAGGCAGAAAGTTAAATAGTGCAATTGGACgggtaaaagtaaaataaaaatgggaagaaaaaaaaggtttgtaaCTTACCTCCAAAAGGCTTTTCTTTGGGCCACTGTAAGATCCTGGCATATTCAATGCAATGTTCAGGTAGCCTTGGCATCGATGCAATGGTGCACATGGGAAAATTAATCTGTGGGTAGCACAATTGAAGTGaagaataaatatatttaaaggaGCCCTTTTGCTGTTCTGCACAGTGAAATCAGCCACAGACAGCTTTAATGTCAAAACTGAACAATAAGTGCTTGAAGCATGAAAAGATGACTCATCAAATCCTTATTCAATTCTTTTTATACTTACTTTTCTGTGTAAGATGTTTGGTGCAAAACAGACACTACAGTGTTGGCTTTGGACTTGATCTGTCCGACTATATGTGACACTTGTTCTCTAACGCTCTCGAGCTATTTCTGTTCAGTCTGGCTGTTATCACTGCTTATGTTTATGACACAGGTCTGTTGTTTCCccgagcagctgctgctgcagatggaAATGTGAAACATGCAACAATGCCTCCTGCGCATTAGCGATGCATTCTCCCACCCAAAAGGGAAGCTAAGCAGCAGATGTCAAAGTTTTGTACAAAATTAATGGGATGATAAACTATTACATCACGTCATTCATCCAGCAGCAGCCGAAAAATCTGAATTCACTGTACTTATAAGAAAAAAGTGACCTGTGGGGGGTACAGCTCCAATGTGCAGTCGATGCAAGCAGTCATGCCGGGTAGAATGACACGAGCGTTTCCTTTGAAGCCCTCTGTTCCTCCATCGATGAGGGGGATGATGGAGCTGGGATCCAGGACTCCGTCTTCATAGCTCAGGAGGGATATCTGTAGAAGACAACGTCAATCATAACTAATCCCAATTTACACACTTCTTACATGCAAATGTAAAGCGTATCAGGCAAAGACAACACTTAAATACAATGGACTAGATCAATTATGTCTTTCCTTACCAGCATCCCATTCATCCAGCGTCTGGCAATGATGGAGTCCAGTCCACAGACTATGATGTGGAACTCTGGAAAGAGACGAGTGGATTAAACCTCTGAGGTGCTTGCCTGATAAGCTCTGCTCATGCACAGAACAGAACACTTACGTCTGTAGAAAGACTCATCAAAGTCTTGGATCTTCTTGAAGTGACTGCATGTTATTGAtaaggaataataataataataaataataataataataataaaaaaacacaacttattttttagtttttcagcTGTAACAACTGTTGCTGCAAAGGATACGGAACAACTTTACACCCAGGGATACGACTATTGACGAAGTCGGCGGCCACTTCTGCCTTTGGTCGTCCAACATCTTTGGGTCTAAATGGATGCATGCAGTTAATTATAGGACATATGAGAAGGTAATCTGATTTCATCACACCGGAATTGTTACGTTACGATGGTCACTGAGAGGAAAATTCATATCACTCTGCCACAGATAAGACGACATTATATCTCTTATTTATGTTTAACAGAGGGCTATAAGACTATTACACATTTGTGGCAAATTTCCCAAcataaaaaatactgaaataaattttCACCACAGGCTGAGTATTACACTACTGTTAAAACTATACAGAAAACAGGACCTGAAACGTACCTGAAAAGAAACTGCCTGTTCAGGTTGGACACATCAATTGTGTCCATGTCAACCACGTGAATAAGGCGAAACCCAGACAGAGCCTAAAGCACAACAAGACAGCGTAAGAACTCATCTCATCTCAAGACTCAACCAATAAACACAGTTCATATTTTGTAGATTAAAACTATTTCCTACCAGATTTTTGAGGAGTTCACATCCAAGTCCTCCTGCGCCAATGACCAGAATCTTGCATGTCTCCAACAAGAACTGTAGAGACTGAGAAGAATATCCACAATGTACTATATACTATAAAATCACTATGGTCGAACATTGTGAAGTTACGGCTTCATCACACTAAACTGATCCCTTAAGAAAAGAATGCTCTTCATTTCCATCAGAGTGTTTCCATTTCACCTCAGTGCTTGGCTCAAAGTCAGGATGGGTGAACGGGCCGGGTCTCTCCAAAAACTTCTTCACATGATTCCACCGGCCATCCCAGTCGCAGCCAGTGTCCCTGTGTCCACCATCTACAGCCATTCtggacacacaacacaccaaGACACACTGAACTTGTACTACAACTTGAATGAGTACAATCCTCCATACTTTTCCGTCTTAGGAAAGCATTTATCCCTTACGAGACGCGTTTCTGTGTTTCCAAACGAGAAATTCCCTGACGGTTGCGCAAAGCAGACGGTGACAGAAAGAAGTTGGCTGCGATAATTACAGTCATGGAgattaataaatacattaaactaGATGAGAGGAGCttaatgaggaaaaacaagctGCCAGTTGTCTTTGACTGTCTGCTAGGATAGCAAATTCCCAAGCTGGGAGTCGGGGTTGGGAGATGGAGCTAAGAGGCCACAAGACAATTAACTAagtagaaaataataaaaacagatggcTGAGAATCCTTGTAAACATATTCTGTCTCAATTCCATACTACACACTAATTGTATACAGTTTGCAGTGCATACTTATATCTAGTATACTGATTTTGAAACTGGAATAAACAGAAATCAATATTCTTGTTTTAGGTTAAGAGGAAATGAATCAATACACGCTGACGAGCTGTTTCAGCAGTATTGCtcagtgtttttcagctgcATGATCCTCCGTTTTTACTTTGTGCATTGCAGTACAACGTTAAGGCACACCTGCAAGCCAAGCGTGTACTGTAATGCAGTACGTTACAGTAAACACTTTGATGACATAGTTTGAACACACTCAAGTTTCAAAAGCTGCCTAGCATCAGTATGTAGCATGTAAGTGGTACAAAGCTAACGTTACTGTGATGGTCATTCCGGGTTTGTACGGAAGGAAATGGGATGTGTGCACTACGAGGTCTCTGCATTATGTGTGACAATGTGAATGGACAAAACTGCGTAAATGGATGACTTGTACAAATAGCTAACTGGGTGAtgaagtgtttattttcatgtctcCTGGCCCAGCAGTCCAACCTGCTGCCAGTCAGAGACCTTTATTTAGCATTCGTCACTAACTTCTCAGTCATGTCCTCTATTcgccttcttttcttctccctggAAGATGAAAGCGAAACGGTGTTCAGGCATGTCGGGTTAACGACAAAACGAGAGAAATTAACTGCCAGAAAATTAGATTATTTTGTCCATTGAG
It includes:
- the LOC124063644 gene encoding NEDD8-activating enzyme E1 catalytic subunit-like isoform X1, whose translation is MADAEEPEKKRRRIEDMTEKMAVDGGHRDTGCDWDGRWNHVKKFLERPGPFTHPDFEPSTESLQFLLETCKILVIGAGGLGCELLKNLALSGFRLIHVVDMDTIDVSNLNRQFLFRPKDVGRPKAEVAADFVNSRIPGCKVVPHFKKIQDFDESFYRQFHIIVCGLDSIIARRWMNGMLISLLSYEDGVLDPSSIIPLIDGGTEGFKGNARVILPGMTACIDCTLELYPPQINFPMCTIASMPRLPEHCIEYARILQWPKEKPFGDTSLDGDNPEHIQWVFERAQERAAEFNITGVTYRLTQGVVKRIIPAVASTNAVIAAACATEVFKIATSAYIPLNNYLVFNDVEGLYTYTFEAERKENCSACSQVPQDLQFPPSAKLQEVLEYLTENAALQMKSPAITTTLEGKNKTLYLQSVKSIEERTRPNLCKTLKELGLSDGQELAVADVTTPQTVLFKLNFTT
- the LOC124063644 gene encoding NEDD8-activating enzyme E1 catalytic subunit-like isoform X2, with the translated sequence MAVDGGHRDTGCDWDGRWNHVKKFLERPGPFTHPDFEPSTESLQFLLETCKILVIGAGGLGCELLKNLALSGFRLIHVVDMDTIDVSNLNRQFLFRPKDVGRPKAEVAADFVNSRIPGCKVVPHFKKIQDFDESFYRQFHIIVCGLDSIIARRWMNGMLISLLSYEDGVLDPSSIIPLIDGGTEGFKGNARVILPGMTACIDCTLELYPPQINFPMCTIASMPRLPEHCIEYARILQWPKEKPFGDTSLDGDNPEHIQWVFERAQERAAEFNITGVTYRLTQGVVKRIIPAVASTNAVIAAACATEVFKIATSAYIPLNNYLVFNDVEGLYTYTFEAERKENCSACSQVPQDLQFPPSAKLQEVLEYLTENAALQMKSPAITTTLEGKNKTLYLQSVKSIEERTRPNLCKTLKELGLSDGQELAVADVTTPQTVLFKLNFTT